One window of the Benincasa hispida cultivar B227 chromosome 3, ASM972705v1, whole genome shotgun sequence genome contains the following:
- the LOC120073511 gene encoding uncharacterized protein LOC120073511, with protein MAPYQALYGRLYRTPICWNEVGERKLLGSELVQQTSNNIKIIRDNLKTTRDRQKSYADKQRRELEFEVGDKVFLKLSLWKGILRFNRKGKLSPRYIRPYEIIERVGPMAYRLNLPPELSRIHDVFHMEIFRKYVPDPTHVLSEQPVQLKENLSYEEEPVEILDKKEQVLRNKTIPLVKVLWQNHNMEEATWEAEEKIRNKYPQLFN; from the coding sequence ATGGCACCGTATCAGGCACTATACGGTAGGCTATATAGAACTCCGATATGCTGGAATGAAgtcggtgaaaggaaattactaggttCAGAACTCGTACAACAGACATCAAACAAcattaagattataagagataatcttaagacaACTCGAGATAGGCAAAAGAGTTACGCTGATAAGCAgagaagagaattagagtttgaagTTGGTGACAAAGTATTTCTAAAGTTATCTctgtggaaaggaatactcagatTCAAtaggaaagggaaattaagcccGAGATATATTAGACCCtatgagataatagaaagagttggcccaATGGCATATCGATTGAATTTACCTCCAGAATTATCTcgtattcatgatgtgtttcatatGGAAATAtttagaaagtatgtgccagatcctacccatgtgttATCTGAGCAACCGGTACaattgaaagagaatttgtcaTATGAGGAGGAACCAGTAGAAATCCTTGACAAAAAGGAACaggtcttaaggaataagacaatcccattggtaaaggtactatggcAAAACCATAACATGGAAGAAGCAACGTGGGAAGCCGAAGAGAAAATCAGAAACAAGTATCCACAGTTGTTTAATTGA